From Lewinellaceae bacterium:
GGCGGCGCCGCCAAAGGCATGGCGCACGTTGGGGTATTGAAGGTGCTGGAAGAGGCCGGCATCCGGCCCGATGTCATCACCGGCACCAGCATGGGCAGCATAATCGGCGGGGTGTACGCCATGGGATACAGGGCGGATACGCTGGAGCAGTTGCTGCTCGGACAGGACTGGGACCGGGTGTTGAGCGACCGGGTGCCGTTGCGGGAAGTCATTTTTGAGGAGAAAGACTATTTTGGAAACTCCCTCATCGAGCTTCCCTTCGAGGAAGGAAAAGTGCAGGCGCCCAGCGGCCTCATCCACGGCCAGCAAATTTCAGCCCTGTTGTCGCGCTTCGCCTTGCCGGCTTACCGGATTGGAGACTTCCGGGATTTGCCCATCCCCTTCCGCTGCGTGGGCGCCAACCTGCTGACGGGGCATCCCTACGTTTTCGACCGGGGTTATTTGCCCCTTGCTATGCGCGCCAGTATGGCCATACCGAGTGTTTTCACCCCTGTGCACCTCCAGCAGATGCTGCTCGTCGACGGGGGGTTGGTGCGCAATTTCCCGGTGGAAGAAGCCAAAGAGTGGGGCGCCGATATCATCATCGGCGTTTACACGGGCCGGATGCGCGCCGAACTGGAGGATCTGAAGAGCTTTTCCGATATCCTGCTGCAATCCACCTTCCTGATGAGCATCATGGATGCCGAAGAGCAACGGCGCTCCGTGGACATATACATCGAGCCGGACCTGCGCGGTTACGGAGCGCAGGATTTCAAGAAGGCCGACAGCATCATGTACCGGGGGGAGCTGGCAGCCCGGGCGCAGTTTGGCAAGCTGAAAGCACTGGCGGATTCGCTCGATGCACTGGGCCCGCCTCACCTGCCCCGCCACCTGCCTGCGGTGGAAGAAATCTGCTTCGACCATATCGAGGTGGAAGGCAACGAACACTTCAGCCGGGAGGAGGTCATCGGGCGCTTTGGGATCGAAGAGGAGGGAACAGCCACGGTCGAAGAGCTGGAACAAGCCGTCAACCGCCTGTACGGCACCAATTACTTCGAGCAGGTCAATTACCGCCTGCGGCAGGAGGGCAACCTTTCCATACTCACACTCGAACTGGTGGAAAAGGCCCCCACCCTGTTGCGGGGCGCCATCAATTACGACAATTACATCGGGGCCGGCTTCCGGTTCAACGCCGGCAGCCGCAACGTGGTGCTGCCGGCCTCGCGCCTGATGGCCAACGGCGTCATTGCTGAAAAATACCGTTTTAAGCTCGAATACATGAAGTATGCCGACGAAGCGCAGCGTTCATCCGGCGTGGCCACTGTAGCCCTTTCCAGGGATAAAATCCCCATCTTTCAGGATGGCATTCAGAATGAGGAGTTTCGCCTCTTGGAACTGCTCATCGACCTCCGGCTGCAACGGCGGCTGGGCAAAAATGCCATGATCGGCATGGGCGTGCAGCGGGAGCAGATTTTCTTCCGCCCCACCGTGAGCGGAGACCCGCTGTTCAAGCGCCTCGATTACACCAACTACAACGCTTACGCCTTCTGGCAATTCAATACGCTAGACCGCAACATCCTGCCGACAAAAGGCACACGGCTGTCTTTCGAGCTGAAGGGGCTGAACAACGGCAGTTACCACGTCCGCCAGCTCAACCCCAATTCGCCGGTTCCGGAAGACTCTCTCTTTGCCTTCAACCCTTATACCAAGCTGACATTCCAATCCAAAAGCTACTTCCCCCTGCACAAGCGGGCCTCCATCACCCTCAGCCCGTTTGCCGGCTTTGTATTCAACCCCAGCAATACGTTCGGCGACTTCTACCTGGTGGGGGCGCCGGAAGCCCTCACCCGCCGTTCCATTCCATTCTACGGGCTGAACGCCAACCAACTGGTGGCCCAGGTGGCCATTGGCGGCGGCATCGGCTACCAGCATTTTTTTCGGGACAATATGATGTTTTCCATCGACGCCAACGCCGGTTTTTTTGGCCAGCCGGAGCGCTTCTCCGGCAACTTTCCGGACCCGAAACAGTTTGTGGCGGGCATGGGTTTAAGCCTGGGTTACAGCTCCTTCCTCGGGCCGGTGAAATTTACGTTGATGTACCCTGTCAATACGGATGGGATCGTACCCAGGAACCTGAGGTTCTTCCTGACGATCGGGCACCGGTTTTAAAATGCCGGGTTTAGAGTTGGAGCTGTATTCAAATCTGGTTAAAGGCGGGAAGAGTGTTAAAGTTCGTTAACACTAGCCCGTGGAAATGAGGCTTCCCGGCGAAACAGGCTGTTAAGACAATGTTATTGGCAGACCAGAAGCGTTATTCGAATCGTTATATGTCTCAGTGCTGCACCATGAAAGGAAAAACTAAAATCACCATATTTCTTTCATTTTTTAAACCCGGCTTATTATGAAAACCTTCAAAATGGCGCTTGCTGCGCTGGCTTTATTAGCTGTCTCCCTGCCCATTCGGGCAAACACGTCCCCAACCGATATTATCCATCTTTGCACCCAGGCCGTCG
This genomic window contains:
- a CDS encoding patatin-like phospholipase family protein, which codes for MKPLILLAVLVFAFAFPAFSQPSSARPRVGLVLSGGAAKGMAHVGVLKVLEEAGIRPDVITGTSMGSIIGGVYAMGYRADTLEQLLLGQDWDRVLSDRVPLREVIFEEKDYFGNSLIELPFEEGKVQAPSGLIHGQQISALLSRFALPAYRIGDFRDLPIPFRCVGANLLTGHPYVFDRGYLPLAMRASMAIPSVFTPVHLQQMLLVDGGLVRNFPVEEAKEWGADIIIGVYTGRMRAELEDLKSFSDILLQSTFLMSIMDAEEQRRSVDIYIEPDLRGYGAQDFKKADSIMYRGELAARAQFGKLKALADSLDALGPPHLPRHLPAVEEICFDHIEVEGNEHFSREEVIGRFGIEEEGTATVEELEQAVNRLYGTNYFEQVNYRLRQEGNLSILTLELVEKAPTLLRGAINYDNYIGAGFRFNAGSRNVVLPASRLMANGVIAEKYRFKLEYMKYADEAQRSSGVATVALSRDKIPIFQDGIQNEEFRLLELLIDLRLQRRLGKNAMIGMGVQREQIFFRPTVSGDPLFKRLDYTNYNAYAFWQFNTLDRNILPTKGTRLSFELKGLNNGSYHVRQLNPNSPVPEDSLFAFNPYTKLTFQSKSYFPLHKRASITLSPFAGFVFNPSNTFGDFYLVGAPEALTRRSIPFYGLNANQLVAQVAIGGGIGYQHFFRDNMMFSIDANAGFFGQPERFSGNFPDPKQFVAGMGLSLGYSSFLGPVKFTLMYPVNTDGIVPRNLRFFLTIGHRF